The DNA segment ACCAAAAATTAAAATGAACCGAGCGCTAATTCTAAACCTCATCATTGTATTAATTACCTCTTGCCGGAGCCCAGTGCAGCCACAGGAGCGGACATTACTGAATATTAATGCCCTCATTTCAAAAAGCTTTGACCATTACCGAAAAGAGCCGCCTGCCCAAATGATCAAAACATTGCGATACGAGGACAAACTGGATCAGAAACATTTTGACACCACTGAATTTGGAAAGATTGATACTTTGTTCAGGGAGGTGAACATTCACAAATCTGCATACCTGAACAGCTACTATATTACGGATCGTCCTCTTCAAAAATCTATAAACAGCAATCTTCATCATCTCTCCTACCGGATAAAGGAGGACGAAACAGCTCCGGTAAAGCGGCTGGACTATTTTTATGAAGGCAAGGCGGGAGAAGAAAAACCGGTGGCACTCCTCATACTCAAAAAGGACTTTAATAAGCTTTATAAATCAACACAAATTATCCGCGCCACATTTGAAGAGGGGTGGTTAGAGCAATTGGAAATAGCGGGCACTGAGAACATTCTCTTTCGGGAACCCACAGCGTATGATCTCTTGTATCAATTCTAATATTATCGGACGTCCCACGCTTACAACCATATTGGCACCATGAGCAAAAATCTTAAAGCAGCCATATTGCTTAATTTCAGAATTGCCGGGTTTGCCATTCCTATCATTACAGCGCTGATTTCATCCTTCTCAGCCTCTGCGCAAAACCCCAGATTTGTTCTCCCGATTGAGGGAGCGTATATGAAGGACTATGTGATTGTAAATTATGTGGATTGGGACACGTTGGGCATAAAGGATTACCAATGCGGCAGCAAAACTTATGACGGCCATCAGGGTACGGATTTCACTTTGCGAAGCTTTAAGCAAATGGACTCCGGAGTGTTTGTGGTGGCTGTGGATACGGGCGAAGTGTTCTTTGTAATAGATTCTCTCTTTGACCGGAACAAGGTTACCAATGCTGGTGGTTTGGGCAATTATATCGGGATTAGCCATAGCGGCAAATTGCAGACTTATTACGCGCACCTGAAAAGAGGATCTGCGTTGGTGGAGTTGGACGATTTTGTGTTACCGGGCCAGCGGATAGGCCAGGTAGCAAGCTCAGGAAATTCTACTGATCCTCACCTCCACTTCGAGTTATACTATGATTCTCTGGTGCTGATTGATCCTTTTGCCGGGCCGTGCGGCAATCCTGGCACCTATTGGTTCAATCCCCTTGCCTACGTTGACAGCTTTGGAATTATAGATTATGGTGTGCTCAATTTTCTGCCCACGCTTGATACCCTGAGAGAAAGACCGCCACAACCGCCAATAATTTCTTTGCATGATGATACCATTGCATTTTGGATTCACCAATATGGCATCCGCGCTGGCGATACGTCCCGGATAGAATGGTTCGACCCAAAAGGGAATTCATGGTTTGATTTCTCTACGCCCGCTGCGCAGGATTGGTGGTACTACTACTGGTGGTCATACATCACTCGTCCGCCCGATAGCCTCTCCGGTACTTGGCGCGTAGTGTATTCCCTAAATAATCAGGAGAAAGCATCCATGAACTTTGAGATAGAAGCGCCTGCTTCCATTGGCAAGAATGCGACACCTTCCGCCATTAACCTGGTCTTTTTAAAAAATCACCTGCACATCAGGTCGGATAAGAATATGAAAAGGATAAACATGAGCTTACACAATGTAAATGGACAAACCGTATTCAAAGATTCTTTCTATGCTGATGCTATGGAGATTTCTGTCCCTTTACCCCTTCTTTCCTCGGGCATTTACATTGTTGATATAGTGACGGATTCAGGCGCTTTGCAACAGAAATTTCTGATAGATTGATCTGAAAATACTTAGGCGGGAGAATTTATAATCACAAAATCCCTGAAGTTTTGCCGCGATACTCCGGCTACTTCGGCATTATAGGTTTCTCTAAAAGTTTTGGGCAGGCGGATGTTCTGCCTGGGACTCCATTTTAGCGTTTGCTCAAGACTTCCATAGATCGTAGTCTCAACTCTTTTTCAGGAATTAAATCCTCAAAAGTTATAACTATTCGGGATTATGATCCTCAAAAGTTAAAGTATGCCATCCGGCTTTGCCTGAAGAAAATTAGAAGAGGACTTAAAAGCAAAAGCAAGAAACGGGGGAAGTTTCTTGCTTTGCTTCAATTCAATATTCAATGGTTACTTCAGTAACTTCAGGATCACCCTTTACAGAAAAGGAAGCTCTATGCTCAATTTTCCGGAATTCTTGACCAACAGGATCATATTGAAATTCATTATAACCTCTTCCCCATCCAAATTTTCATTCAGAAAAATTAAAAAGCAAAGCAAGAAACTCAATAAGCCTCTTGCTTTGCTTTTATTCAATATTCAATGGTTACTTCATTGACGATAGGGTCACCTTCTACTTGAGCATTAACCTGCTTAGATCTTCTCAATTGGTTATATAAGTCATCATAATAGAATTCCTTAAAACCACGGCCATAATGCAATGTTTTTTGAGGGGGAGGGAACCGCATTTCTCCCCATAGGCCTTCAAATTCCGTAAGGATAGTGTCTACCTCTAGCACTATATCAAATCCTTTTTCTACGCCATACCCAAAAAATAAAGTATCCCCATTCAACGGCTTTAGAGGCTTCAAATAAATCCTTAAGGTTCCCCAGAAAGGACCCCGAGTGTAAAACGTATCCTTCACATCCTGATTTACGGGTATCTCTCTTACTTTGAAATAACCAGGGCCATCTGACCAAAATTCAATGGTGGCCTCCCTGCCGTCAACTTTGGTCTGTTCGTAGGTGAAGGAAAAGTTTCCATGCAGGTCAGGCGTGAAAAAGCCTAGTGATTCACTCCTTTTCCCAAACGTGCGGCTCGCACCAGGGTCAAGCGCCACCACCTCCCACTGTAGTTTAGGCAAAGGCACAGGTTGGTCCGGGGCTTTCAGGATGGTGCCGCTGATGGTGTATTCTGGCGGCTCTACTTTTTTGCAACTGCTCATCAATAGCAGCGCGGCAAAAAGGGCGATCTTGACGGTTAGTAGCTTTTTCATGCAGAAAAATTAGAAATGCAAAAGGAAGAAACGGGGAAGTTCCTTCCTTTTGCTAAAACTTAATATTCAATGGTTACTTCATTGACAATGGGGTCACGGTCACCATCTATATATGGTGAAATATGGTTAGACCATTTGACATTATGCTCAATAGGATCAAAATAAAACTCTGAGAATCCCCTACCATAATGGATGGCAGTGTAAGGAGTAGGAAAACGCATCTCTCTCCAAAAGCCATTGATCTCGCTGAAAATAGTGTCCATTTCCATATATAGTCTGCCGCTGACCAGTTCTGGAAAACCTATTAATAACGTATCATCAGCCAACGGCTTTAGAGGTTTCAAATAAATCCTTAATGTTCCCCACGATGGCCCGCGGGTGTAAAACGTATCATTCACCTCCTGATTCACAGGTATCTCTCTTACTTTAAAATAACCAGGGCCATCTGAATACATTTCGATGGAGGCAGTAGAACGGTCAATATCGGTCTGCTTATAGGTAAATGAGAAGTTGCCCTGTTGGTCAGGGGTAAAGAATCCCAGGCTTTCAATCTTCCCGGCCATCCCTTGTTCGGGGTCCAGCACCACCACCTCCCACTGTAGTTTAGGAACAGGTACAGGTTGGTCCGGGGCTTTCAGGATGGTGCCGCTGATGGTGTATTCTGGCGGCTCTACCTTTTTGCAACTGCTCAACATAAGCAGCGCGACAAAAAGAGTTATCGTAAAGGTCAGTAGCTTTTTCATATTTACCTCCTGTTATAAATGATCTTTTGATAAAATGATGCTTCATCCGTTTGCACACTCACGAGGTAGATGCCTCCCGGCACCCCGAGGTTGCTAAGGTCTACCTGGTATTCCTGCATATCGTTAATGTCGGCCTTCATTATTAAGCTGCCCGAAAGGTAAAATACTTTTGGCATATTTTTCCAAAAAGATGTAAAGCCCTTTTCACGAAGCAAGAACCACAACCTCGTGCAGAAAAATTCATCGCGCTATAAAATAGAAAAGGGGTACTGCCTCATAAGTATGCAGTACCCCTTTTTCTCCCGGTTCAATATTCCTTTACTTTTTTACCTTCCGTATCTTTTGATAAGCATTTGAATTGTTCGTTTCCAATACCAGGTTGTACTTTCCTTCTTCAAGTGATGACAGTTCGGGAGAACTAAAGCGGTTCCTTCCTTCGTCCGCCAACTCGTGCCGAACGAAAACAAGCTGTCCGGCTTCATTATAAAGTCTGATCTCAATATTCTGTTCTTCCTCACTTTTATAACTGATGTTAAATTTATCCTTGAAGGGAACAGGATGCACCCGGATACTCCGTTTCTTTTTCTTACCCTTCTCCACCTTCAGGATTTGGCTGTATTGCGAAGCATCATTATGCAACACCATTTTCAGCCGGTAATATTCTACGTCTGATTGTAGCCCGTACAAGTAGTACTTATATGATACCGGTTCATCGCTCGATCCTTTGGCGTGTACCAGATCTACCGAATCGAAAACGATCCCATCCTCAGAGCGTTGAAGCTCAAAATAATTCGTGCTGTTTTCAAACTCCGTCAGCCAGTTCAGCAGCAGCCGGTCATTTTTCATGGTAATGCTGAAGTTCTGCAATTTCAGTGGTTCCGGTTTAGCTCCGCATTCGCCTAAATCTTTTTCCGGGGCAGTTTTTCCGGAAGGCAGCGTAGCAGATGCAGGAGCTGCATGAGCGAGAGAAGCCGCAAAAATCAAGACCATCGTAAAAATAGTGTTGGAAAATCTCATAATAGCTTTAAAAGTATTTTATTCTTAATTAAACGATTTAATCATGGCACAAACTTCCTGGTATTGCAATACATATTTAATCAAATCACCATTGGACACCAACACATGCAAGATTTTCACGCAATACTATCATTTCCTCATAATATATCTTAAAATAGTATTTTGCCTGATGAAAAGATTTGATATCTGAATTAATTTTACACCCTGATCAAACTCCTGGATAAACCGTGTACACACCTGAGCAAGAGCAGAAATTGCTGGAGGAAACCCAACATTTCCTCCGGGAAACTCCACCGAAGAATTCTTTGCAGGAAGCTGGAAATACGATAGATCAACTACGTAGAATCATTGGATATCACGATTATCGCTATTATATAGCTTCCGAACCGGTGATTTCAGATTATGACTATGACCGGCTTTATAAACTGCTGGGCAGCATAGAAAATGAATACCCTGAACTGGTGGACCCTGATTCGCCCACACAACGAATTCCCCAGGGACTCACCAAAGAATTTCCCACGGTAGAGCATATCGTCCCGATGCTTTCGCTGGACAACTCATACAATGAGGAAGACCTTCGTGAATTTGACCGGAAGGTTCGTGAGGCCGCAGGAAAGCAACAGGTGGAATATTGCGTGGAGCCCAAATTTGATGGAGCGGGAATTTCGCTCGTTTACAATAAGGGCAAGCTGGTAAGGGGCGCCAGCCGTGGAGATGGGGTAGCAGGAGAGGAAATTACCAATAATCTCAAAGTACTCAGGACCATACCTTTTTCCGTAAACCTACAGGGGTATAATTTGGCTACACTGGAATTGCGCGGTGAAGTAATGATACCCAAAGCATTTTTCGTAAAAATGAATGAAGAGCGGATCAAAGAGGGTTTAGCAGCCCTGGCCAATCCGCGAAACTCGGCTGCGGGTGCATTGCGAATGCAGGATGCTGCACAGGTGGCAAAGCGGGGCCTCATCGCTTTTATCTACCACATCAGCTATGCAACGGATGCAAACGGCATGAGTCTGATACCATCAAAGCTTGTCACCCACAGCGGCAATATTGCTTTGTTGCATAAAATGGGGTTCAAAACGCCTCATTCCCTAATGAAGGTTTGTAAGGGCATAGACGAAGTAATTCATTATTGCCACGAGTGGCAAGAAAAGCGCGATGAGTATGATTTTGAATTGGATGGCCTTGTAGTAAAGGTGAATGACCTTTCACTACAGGAAAAGCTGGGGTTTACCTCGCACCATCCCCGCTGGGCAATGGCCTTTAAATTCAAGGCGCGGCAGGGAAGCACCAAACTTATAGATGTACACTTCCAGGTGGGCCGGACAGGAGCCGTAACGCCAGTAGCCAAACTTGCCCCGGTAGAGATCGGGGGCGTGAGTGTGTCGTCAGCGTCTATGTTCAACGAAGATTTTATTCTTGAAAAGGATGTGCGAATTGGGGATATGGTGCTGGTGGAGCGGGCCGGAGACGTTATTCCCTATATCGTAAAACCAGTGCGGGAAGCGAGAACAGGTTCTGAGAAAATAATCTCATTTCCTGCGGTTTGTCCCTCGTGCGAATCGGAACTTGTAAAGCCAGAAGGAGAGGTTGCCAGGCGGTGTGTTAATATTAACTGCCCTGCGCAGGTGGTGGAGCGACTAAAACATTTCATCTCGAAAGATGCGATGGATATTGAAGGATTTGGCGGAGCAAACGTGCAGCGATTCTTTGATCTGAACCTTCTGGACAGCATACCCGGAATCTATAAAATGGATTATGCAGGAATTGAAGGGTTGAAAGGGTTTGGAAGCAAATCAGTGGAAAAACTTAAGAAGGGAATTGAAGAGAGCAGGCAACAACCTCTTCACCGGCTCATATTCGGTCTCGGAATACGATATGTGGGGCAGGCCACCGCCAGAACTCTTGCCTCAGAGATCCGGTGCCTCAACGATCTGGAGGAGTGGGATGAGGAAAAACTCAGCTCGTTGCAGGATATAGGGCAGAAAGTAGCTGCCAGCATATTCGAGTTTTTCCATACCCCTGAGAACCTGGAAATAATCCGGTCGCTAAAAGAACTGGGCGTAGAGACCTGCAAACCCGAAGATGCTGAAAAACCGCAAGAAGGTGAGTTTCATGATCTCACATTCGTTTTCACCGGCTCTTTGGAAAGGTTTACCCGCAATGAAGCCAAAGCAATGGTAGAGGAGCGGGGTGGAAAAGTGAGCAGTTCTGTCAGCAACCGTGTGAATTACCTTGTAGCGGGGGCTGAGGCAGGCTCAAAACTAGATAAGGCCCAGAAGCTGGAAACGATCAGGATCCTTAGCGAAGATGAATTTCTGAAAATGATCTGATCTGACGGATTGGATTTGCCCGAAACAGAAAACCCGCTGATGTAATCACCAGCGGGTTTTTCTTGTGTGCGGAGGAAGAGGGATTCGAACCCCCGGTACCTTGCGGTACAATGGTTTTCAAGACCACCGCATTCGACCGCTCTGCCATTCCTCCGGTGCAAAGGTAAGGCGCTGTACGGCACTTTGCAAAGGTGAAAATGACCTGGTCAGGTCGATTATCTAATAACCCCGAATGCTTCAGGGGACAGGATGTGCATCTATTATCGCCATCGATTCCACATTACTGTAAGGCTATGAATTTCAGCCAGAGCCAATATTTTATGCAGATAAAACTATGAAGCTTTCTACTTGGCAAGTTTTTCATACTTACGGGAAATAAGAATTATGTCATTGATCTCATAGCCAATTACGAGGACAGCAGCATTGATATAAAGCAGCACCATCACCACAATGAGCGCTCCCAGTGAACCGAAGAGTTTGTTGTATTGCGAGAAATTATCAACATAAAGCCCGAAGCCTACTGAACAGAGCATAATAATGACCGAGGCGAAGAATGCGCCCGGCATAAAAATTTTCCATCGCTTCATCCGAGGTGTACCGTAATAATACAGCAGCGTGGTTCCTGTTAAAATAATTGCAAAAAACACCATCCACTTCAGTACAAGCAATAGAAATGAAAATGCATAATCCATCATGTAATCTTCGAGCAGCAGGTATTTTACGAGCGCTTCTGTACCCGTTAAAATGGCAATACCCAAAATAAGCAGGAAAGGAAGAATGAAGGAAAAGCCGAGGGCAAGAAGCCGTTTCTTCCAAAATGGACGGGGATCGTTTTTGTCAAAAGCCTCAAGCAAAGAGTGGAAACCATTCTGCGAATAGTAGAGTGCCAGTATAATTACGAAGGAAAGCAGGCCCACCCGCTGCGTTTTAAGAATATCCACAAGCGTATCCCTGATGGTTTCATAGGCACTTTCCGGTAGAAACTCGCTGAGAAAAATCAGCAACTCTCCTGACATATTATCAATAGGAACATAGGGCAACAACGTAAACAGGAAAATAAGGCCGGGAACAATAGCAAGGAAGAAGTTAAACGCGATGGACGAAGCGCGCATATTCAAGGATTCATTTCCGAGCCGGATGCGGAAAAAGCGGACAAAATAATAGATGGAAATTCCTGCAAAGCCCGGCAGCACAGTATTCTTGGACCACTCTATTACCCTGCGGTAATAAATATTTCTGTCCATTATATTCTGGTGCAGGTTGCTCATCCGGTTCAGGTAAAATATGGGTCAAAAAGTTTCTTCACATGTACAGGTGGCAGCACGGGCCTTTTTGTGCCGGCATCAATAAAAACCAGTGTGGTTTCCCCCAGGTTAATCAGTTCATCATCCTGCCTGAAGATTTCATATTTAAAAACGATACGCAACCCAGGCATTTCCGGGATAGTGGTGCGTACCCGGAGAAGTTCATCATAATAGGCAGGTTTTAAAAAGCGGCTTTGAAGATCGCGCACCGGCAAAAGAATCCCCTGATCCTCCAGTTCTTTGTAGGACAGGCCGAGGCTGCGCATGGCCTCCACACGGCCCACTTCATAAAATGTAGCATAGTTGCCGTAATAGAGGTATCCCATGCGGTCGGTTTCGCTATACCGCACCCGCAACTGAGTATCAAAAGAGTACAAGGCTATTCTATATTATTTTCGTCTAAAGCAGCGTGGTAAAGGTCAGCATTTGCTGCGTGCTGCTCGTAGGTAACTGCGAAATTATGATAGCCTGAAAAATCTGCGCGGGCGCAAAAAAACAGATAATTATGCTCCTCCCGGTTCAAAACCGCGTTAATAGCAGGCTGGCTGGGAATGCTGATGGGGCCAGGTGGCAGGCCCTTATGCATATACGTATTATAAGGTGATTCAATCTTAAAATTCCGGTAGTAAATTCTTTTCGCATCATGATAACGTAACAGGTACTTCAGCGTAGGATCGGCCTGCAGCTTCATTCCTTTCTCCAGGCGATTACAATAAACCCCGGCAATGCAGGCCAATTCATCCTGGCGGTAGCTTTCTTCCTGTACAATAGAAGCGAGTACGGTAACTTCAAATGGCGTCATATCCAGTTTACCGGCCTGCTCCAGCCGCTCAGGAGTCCAGAATTCCCGGTAGCGGCCATAGAAATACCGGAAAACTTTCCTGGCATCGCTGTTCCAGTAAAGTTCATGTTTTCCACCCAAAAAAATACTCATCACACTTTCCGGTGTAAGTCCATAATCAGCCAGGAATTCCTCATCATCCAGAAGCGCCAGCAGTTCAGTTGAATCGGCCTCTAGCTTTTCAGCAAAGAACTTCGCCAGATCTGTCTTATCAAGCATTCCATACATGCGCAGTTTCACGGGTTCCTGCATTCCTGAACGCAGCAATTCCACAAGCTCTTCTTCACTGATGCCTTTGCTTATTTTATACCGGCCCGGGAATACATTTGATCTGTATCCAATATCCTCCGCAAGCCATTTAAAAGTGTTGGTATCCGTGATCATGCCTTCGGTGCGCAGCATTCTCACCACCGACTTGAAATCGGAACCGGTGGGTATATTCAGGTAGCGATAGCCATACTGCGAGCTTTGAACAATAGAAGGCCGGTAAACCTCCCAATAGCTGTAATTTACGAACCAGTACAGGCCAAAGCATACACCCAGGAAAAGCCCTAAAGCACCAAACCACAACCAGAATTTTCGATTGCTCTGATCCATAATTTCAGGAAGTTATTTTAATCCGGTGAATTAGAGATGAGTTGAAGGAGCTGGCGGGCTTCTGCATTTGCAGGCTCTTTATCAAGTATCTGCAAGGCAAGGCGCTTTGCCTCCTCAATCTGCCCACGATAAATGTAAACCTTAAGCTTATTGATCCTGGCAGTAGTATAATCAGGATCCAGGGAAACCGCCCGGTCAAACAACTGCTCCGCTTTGTTGACATTGGCCGCCAGCAGTTCAATAAAGCCTAAGTTATTAGCCGCTATTACCATTTGAGGATTTTCTTTTAGTACAAATTGAAATTCCTTACGTGCCTGCGCGGTATCACCCAGTATTAACAAGGTAGTCCCCAACTTGTTACGATAATCCAGATTCCGGGGTTGTTTCTCCACTGCTTCCTGATAGTGGTTTCTTGCTTTATCAATAATGCCCGAATTCTGATAAGCCTGCCCGGTTTGGTAATGCGTCAACGCACTCACTACTCCGGCCGGTCTCACTTCTTCAGCCATTTCAATTAATCCTCGAAATTCATTCTTTAAATACAAAAAAGAAATCCAGAGTGCGTAGTTTCTTTCTTTTGAGAGCGGGGACAGATAATGGAATGCACTATCCAACAAAAATGGCCTGGGTTCAAATTTTTCATAATAAAACAAATACGCACGGGCCGTAACAGCAGGATCAGGATTTTGGCTGAGGGTACTGCGCAGACCTGCGACTTTCAGATCGGAAGGACTGACCGAAGGCAGAGGATCCTTCCCGTCCCGAACGCGGATAAAATGATCGGTGATGGTGACATGCGGAATATCAATGGTATTGGAAGGCGGCATGTGGCACGAAATACAATTATTGTTATTGGAAACAATACGCTGCTGCAACGGCATTTCGCATTCATCATCCGGCTCAGTGTGGCAGGTGAGGCAGGCATTTACGAAATGCTGCTGCTTCGTGCCTTTCACGCTGACATGGGGGTTATGGCAGGAAATGCAGTTGAGCGGCCGGAGCGTTTTATGCTCCTGCGTTTCAGTGAAGCAAGGGCTCATCTTCATCCTGTCAGCATGAGAAGCCATAATGAAGCGATCTTCCGTTTCTTCATATTTTGGGAGAAATACTTCCATTACATCGCTAAGCTTCATTCCCGGACGGAAGTCATCGAAATCCTTACCTTCTTTCAGCACGGCATTTCCCTGCAAATGGCAGCGCTGGCAAACATCCGTCTGTAGTTCCAGGGGTAATTTGGCCGGGTTCACAATGCTGAAGTCGGTGTCATTGGTAATGTCCACCAGCTTACCTTCCAATTTCTCCTGCACATGGAGGCTGCCTGGGCCGTGGCACCTTTCGCAGTCAATGCCATCCGGCATGTGCGTAAATCGGTTTTCTGAACCCTTGTCAAATTTGGGATAGGCATTATGGCACGTCATGCACTCAAAACCAATTTCGCGGCTAAATCGCGTATTGCGTCCATCTTCATAGCCAGGCGGTAAATCCAGTTGTTCCTCCTGCACATACCAGGTAAATGGTGCCTGGTACAAATAGCCATTTACGCTATAAATGTGGGAGTTGGTATGATGGCCGGAGCCAATAATAAAATCAACAGGTTGAAGGCGCTTATGTACAGTATCTTTCCCCTCCAGCCGGTATTCCAGCACCACAAGGCTATCGCCCTGCCACCACGGCTTATAGTACAAATCGCTATGAACATCATAAACAGGTTCATGATCCTCAAAGGA comes from the Bacteroidia bacterium genome and includes:
- a CDS encoding peptidoglycan DD-metalloendopeptidase family protein, which gives rise to MSKNLKAAILLNFRIAGFAIPIITALISSFSASAQNPRFVLPIEGAYMKDYVIVNYVDWDTLGIKDYQCGSKTYDGHQGTDFTLRSFKQMDSGVFVVAVDTGEVFFVIDSLFDRNKVTNAGGLGNYIGISHSGKLQTYYAHLKRGSALVELDDFVLPGQRIGQVASSGNSTDPHLHFELYYDSLVLIDPFAGPCGNPGTYWFNPLAYVDSFGIIDYGVLNFLPTLDTLRERPPQPPIISLHDDTIAFWIHQYGIRAGDTSRIEWFDPKGNSWFDFSTPAAQDWWYYYWWSYITRPPDSLSGTWRVVYSLNNQEKASMNFEIEAPASIGKNATPSAINLVFLKNHLHIRSDKNMKRINMSLHNVNGQTVFKDSFYADAMEISVPLPLLSSGIYIVDIVTDSGALQQKFLID
- a CDS encoding T9SS type A sorting domain-containing protein, encoding MRFSNTIFTMVLIFAASLAHAAPASATLPSGKTAPEKDLGECGAKPEPLKLQNFSITMKNDRLLLNWLTEFENSTNYFELQRSEDGIVFDSVDLVHAKGSSDEPVSYKYYLYGLQSDVEYYRLKMVLHNDASQYSQILKVEKGKKKKRSIRVHPVPFKDKFNISYKSEEEQNIEIRLYNEAGQLVFVRHELADEGRNRFSSPELSSLEEGKYNLVLETNNSNAYQKIRKVKK
- the ligA gene encoding NAD-dependent DNA ligase LigA, with the protein product MYTPEQEQKLLEETQHFLRETPPKNSLQEAGNTIDQLRRIIGYHDYRYYIASEPVISDYDYDRLYKLLGSIENEYPELVDPDSPTQRIPQGLTKEFPTVEHIVPMLSLDNSYNEEDLREFDRKVREAAGKQQVEYCVEPKFDGAGISLVYNKGKLVRGASRGDGVAGEEITNNLKVLRTIPFSVNLQGYNLATLELRGEVMIPKAFFVKMNEERIKEGLAALANPRNSAAGALRMQDAAQVAKRGLIAFIYHISYATDANGMSLIPSKLVTHSGNIALLHKMGFKTPHSLMKVCKGIDEVIHYCHEWQEKRDEYDFELDGLVVKVNDLSLQEKLGFTSHHPRWAMAFKFKARQGSTKLIDVHFQVGRTGAVTPVAKLAPVEIGGVSVSSASMFNEDFILEKDVRIGDMVLVERAGDVIPYIVKPVREARTGSEKIISFPAVCPSCESELVKPEGEVARRCVNINCPAQVVERLKHFISKDAMDIEGFGGANVQRFFDLNLLDSIPGIYKMDYAGIEGLKGFGSKSVEKLKKGIEESRQQPLHRLIFGLGIRYVGQATARTLASEIRCLNDLEEWDEEKLSSLQDIGQKVAASIFEFFHTPENLEIIRSLKELGVETCKPEDAEKPQEGEFHDLTFVFTGSLERFTRNEAKAMVEERGGKVSSSVSNRVNYLVAGAEAGSKLDKAQKLETIRILSEDEFLKMI
- a CDS encoding YihY/virulence factor BrkB family protein; the protein is MSNLHQNIMDRNIYYRRVIEWSKNTVLPGFAGISIYYFVRFFRIRLGNESLNMRASSIAFNFFLAIVPGLIFLFTLLPYVPIDNMSGELLIFLSEFLPESAYETIRDTLVDILKTQRVGLLSFVIILALYYSQNGFHSLLEAFDKNDPRPFWKKRLLALGFSFILPFLLILGIAILTGTEALVKYLLLEDYMMDYAFSFLLLVLKWMVFFAIILTGTTLLYYYGTPRMKRWKIFMPGAFFASVIIMLCSVGFGLYVDNFSQYNKLFGSLGALIVVMVLLYINAAVLVIGYEINDIILISRKYEKLAK
- a CDS encoding thioesterase family protein is translated as MYSFDTQLRVRYSETDRMGYLYYGNYATFYEVGRVEAMRSLGLSYKELEDQGILLPVRDLQSRFLKPAYYDELLRVRTTIPEMPGLRIVFKYEIFRQDDELINLGETTLVFIDAGTKRPVLPPVHVKKLFDPYFT
- the mltG gene encoding endolytic transglycosylase MltG, which codes for MDQSNRKFWLWFGALGLFLGVCFGLYWFVNYSYWEVYRPSIVQSSQYGYRYLNIPTGSDFKSVVRMLRTEGMITDTNTFKWLAEDIGYRSNVFPGRYKISKGISEEELVELLRSGMQEPVKLRMYGMLDKTDLAKFFAEKLEADSTELLALLDDEEFLADYGLTPESVMSIFLGGKHELYWNSDARKVFRYFYGRYREFWTPERLEQAGKLDMTPFEVTVLASIVQEESYRQDELACIAGVYCNRLEKGMKLQADPTLKYLLRYHDAKRIYYRNFKIESPYNTYMHKGLPPGPISIPSQPAINAVLNREEHNYLFFCARADFSGYHNFAVTYEQHAANADLYHAALDENNIE
- a CDS encoding tetratricopeptide repeat protein; amino-acid sequence: MNSKIFRLGTIAKHRFSIVVMGVILLAVAGFARCDFSDDPQESATAIQGSEFRNLADTVEYVGMETCRKCHENVYQSYIRTGMGQSFGEATKDRSAASFEDHEPVYDVHSDLYYKPWWQGDSLVVLEYRLEGKDTVHKRLQPVDFIIGSGHHTNSHIYSVNGYLYQAPFTWYVQEEQLDLPPGYEDGRNTRFSREIGFECMTCHNAYPKFDKGSENRFTHMPDGIDCERCHGPGSLHVQEKLEGKLVDITNDTDFSIVNPAKLPLELQTDVCQRCHLQGNAVLKEGKDFDDFRPGMKLSDVMEVFLPKYEETEDRFIMASHADRMKMSPCFTETQEHKTLRPLNCISCHNPHVSVKGTKQQHFVNACLTCHTEPDDECEMPLQQRIVSNNNNCISCHMPPSNTIDIPHVTITDHFIRVRDGKDPLPSVSPSDLKVAGLRSTLSQNPDPAVTARAYLFYYEKFEPRPFLLDSAFHYLSPLSKERNYALWISFLYLKNEFRGLIEMAEEVRPAGVVSALTHYQTGQAYQNSGIIDKARNHYQEAVEKQPRNLDYRNKLGTTLLILGDTAQARKEFQFVLKENPQMVIAANNLGFIELLAANVNKAEQLFDRAVSLDPDYTTARINKLKVYIYRGQIEEAKRLALQILDKEPANAEARQLLQLISNSPD